In Nitrospirota bacterium, the genomic window GTATGCCGATGACGATCCATAATTTCGTTGCCGTTTTCATCACGGGACCCCATTCCCCTCACGCTTTTTGGTTCAACATCTCGGGATTATTCTTCTGCAGGTATTTGATCACAAGCGCCGTTATCACAGCTTCCACAAAACCGAACAACAGCAGATGCTGCCCCACCATGGCCGGGATAGCAATTCTCAAAGGAAAGGGAGAATAGAGCGGTTGGCCCGTTGAGGAATGTTCCAGCAGGGGTTGTATGCCCAGTTGAACCGCAGCGATCAAGGCAGAAACATTCAGGCTCACATAGGCCGCAACCGCGCCGGCGACCAGCCTCCGCCTGCTCGCTGTTTCAGAACGAGTCGCGATGAGGCGGTATATGCCGTAACCGACGAATACCCCGACCACACCCATGTTGAAACAGTTCGCCCCGATAGCTGTTATGCCCCCGTCGCCGAACAGCAATGCCTGGATGATCAGGGCGACGGACACCGAGATCAGCGCGGCCCAGGGCCCGAGAAGGATAGCGATAAGGGTGGCACCCGTTGCGTGGCCGGTTGTACCGCCGATAATGGGAATATTGAACATCATGATAACAAAGCTGAATGCGGCGCCGAGCGCAAGGTACGGGGCCTGTTTAGACTTCAGGGTCCTGTTCAACTTATACGATGCGGCCACCCAAAATGGAATGGTCGCGGCAAACATCGTGCCGTACGTTGCAGGCCCCAGATATCCGTCAGGAATGTGCATTATTGTCCACCTTCAATTTTGAGAACAGTCCGCTCATGACGAAAAGATGCTTACAATCCCGGTGAGGAGGGCTTCTTATGGCTCATACATCATATCAGTGCGAATGCTTATGAGGTTCCTTTTCATGCCCCGGATGCTTGTGTTCGTGAGTGCCATGCTCAGCCGGAGTGTGCTTGTGGTCATGTCCCTTTTCGCCTGCTACGTGGCCATGTTCGTGCGCGTGTTCATGTTCATGGGGATGCTCGTGCTCATGGCCGTGCTGATGTTCATGGGCTTCTTTCCCATGCGTGTGTTCATGCTCATGATCGTGCTGATGCTTGTGTTCGTGCTCATGCTTGTGCGGATGTTTGCCTTTCATGGTTCGCTCCTTTCAACGTGGAATTATCCTGTGCCGATGAATTTCGGCAGCAATGAACAGGCGATCAGCTGTGCTCGATCAGTTATCAGCGTGCCAAGCAGGAATGACTGAGAGCATAGATCGTAGTAAACTTCACTCTTACTTGCGCAATCAACGCGCGTTGCACTCATGCTCAAAGACTAAGAACGCCGTGTCCACGTTACCCCGTCCGGAGAGGTGAGTATGACGTTGCTCCATCCCACGGCCACAAACCGAGACAGGGCCCCGGACCAGGCAACGCCAAACAGGGAATTAGTAGTGCCCGAAGCACATGGCGTCCATGTTACGGCATCAGGGGAGGTTAGAATTGTTCCCGTGTCTCCTACTGCCACGAATTGCGTTCCGGACCATGCGATGCCGCTCAGACCGTTTTCAACTCCGGATGCCTGAGCTGTCCACGTCACTCCATCGGGAGACGTGAGGATAGCACCGGCATTTCCTACTGCCACGAACTGTGTCCCGGACCAGACGATGCCACCGAGGGGATCTGCAATACCCGAAGTCTGTGCTGTCCAAGTAACTGCGTCTGGAGAGGTGAGGATTGTGCCGGCATACCCGACTGCAACGAACTGTGTCCCGGACCAGGCAAGGCCGTAGAGATTCTCGGAAGTGCCCGAGGTCTGCGGAGTCCATTGCGTTCCCGTCGAAGAAGTAAAAATGGCGCCGGAACCCCCGACTATGGCGAACTGTGATCCGGACCAGGCAACACCATAGAGGTCTCGGGAAGTTCCCGACGCCCGCATAGTCCACGTTACTCCATCAGGAGAAGTGAGAACGGCCCCATTATTGCCCACTGCTGTAAATTGCGTTCCAGACCATGCTACATTCAGCAGTGAGTTTACTGTGCTGGAGTTCCGGAAAGTCCACGATACTCCGTCAGGGGAGGTTCGGATCATGCCGCTGTTTCCCACTCCCGCAAATTGAGCACCTGACCAAACAACGCCGAACAGGCCGCTCGATGTTGGTTCTTTGCCACCTGCCCCCCCACTACCACAAGCCACAAGCACAAACAAAAGCATCGCATAAACAAGCCGCATCGCGAGTGATTTTATCATGTCCCCCTCCTGAAATCTATTATCATTAAATTGTATTCAGCTGACCCACATTTGTGATTTTCGGTAATCATATGCTTAGTGTACATTATTTGTATCACTCTATCTCCGGCTATCAGAAGCTCGCGGACAGGGTAAGGCGATATTCCCGCGGATCCTCCGGATGTGTGTGAATATCCGCTACACCTGCCGGGGGCTCACCCGGCAGCCGGGACACGTAAAAATAATCGATATCGCTGACTTTTGCGTCAAACAGGTTCAAAACATCAAGGAACAGGCGCCAGTTATTGCTGAATTTATAGCCGACCCGCGCATTCACGAGGGTGGACGAGTCGGACCGGACACTGTTGTCATCATACAGTGGCCGCGGTCCGAAATAGCGC contains:
- the cbiM gene encoding cobalt transporter CbiM — encoded protein: MHIPDGYLGPATYGTMFAATIPFWVAASYKLNRTLKSKQAPYLALGAAFSFVIMMFNIPIIGGTTGHATGATLIAILLGPWAALISVSVALIIQALLFGDGGITAIGANCFNMGVVGVFVGYGIYRLIATRSETASRRRLVAGAVAAYVSLNVSALIAAVQLGIQPLLEHSSTGQPLYSPFPLRIAIPAMVGQHLLLFGFVEAVITALVIKYLQKNNPEMLNQKA